Proteins encoded by one window of Pseudomonas sp. PSKL.D1:
- a CDS encoding DUF3313 domain-containing protein yields MATNLNIVLGSVLVLLTACASTSQPDRSTPLAENVKGSGFMPEVYPLMKEGDKGESLLVYRNPEFASPAVFSRFKKIYLDPVKLYAGPDSKLHDAPQVQNAAIAQGLYDQLREQLGHDYQMVTQAGPDTLQVSVAIIDAQEADTSAKAASYVPIPLGLPGAKIAAMQTMQHTAGKPPFAGQVTVEGKVTDASTGKLVAAMIDRRVGARKPIIGLFESGTYDSWSDVTEAERYWAEQVRYRFCVRRGQSNCTQASE; encoded by the coding sequence ATGGCGACGAACCTCAACATCGTTCTAGGAAGTGTACTGGTGCTGCTGACCGCTTGCGCCTCAACTTCTCAACCCGACAGGAGCACCCCACTAGCCGAAAACGTGAAGGGTTCCGGCTTCATGCCTGAGGTTTACCCTTTGATGAAGGAGGGAGACAAAGGCGAGTCGTTGTTGGTCTACCGAAATCCTGAGTTTGCCTCCCCGGCTGTGTTTTCCCGCTTCAAGAAAATTTACCTGGACCCCGTCAAGCTTTATGCCGGACCAGATTCCAAGCTGCACGACGCTCCGCAGGTACAGAACGCCGCCATCGCCCAAGGGTTATACGATCAGTTGCGTGAGCAATTGGGGCACGACTACCAGATGGTCACCCAGGCCGGCCCCGACACCCTACAAGTATCTGTAGCGATCATCGACGCGCAGGAAGCCGACACGTCGGCGAAGGCAGCCTCCTATGTGCCCATTCCGCTGGGGCTGCCAGGTGCCAAGATTGCAGCCATGCAGACTATGCAGCATACCGCGGGTAAACCGCCTTTCGCCGGGCAGGTCACGGTCGAAGGTAAGGTGACTGACGCCAGCACCGGTAAATTAGTCGCCGCGATGATCGATCGCCGGGTAGGGGCGCGCAAGCCAATCATCGGTCTGTTCGAAAGTGGCACGTACGACTCCTGGAGCGACGTCACCGAAGCCGAGCGTTATTGGGCCGAGCAGGTGCGTTATCGCTTCTGTGTGCGTCGCGGACAGAGCAATTGCACTCAGGCTAGCGAATAG
- the gstA gene encoding glutathione transferase GstA has product MKLFYSPGACSLSPHIVLNELDLAYTVEKVDLKHHKTASGVDFYTVNAKGCVPALQLDNGEVLTEGPAIVQYLADQKPQANLLPPAGSLERSRVQEWLNFIGTELHKTLGALFNPSISPEAKSKTIDTFGKRLGLVDKALHGKDYLTGKQFSVADAYLFTIVNWAPMLGIDLSPWPTVADFQKRVAGRPAVQKTLKAEGLI; this is encoded by the coding sequence ATGAAGCTCTTTTACTCGCCAGGCGCCTGTTCACTCTCGCCGCACATCGTACTCAACGAGTTGGACCTGGCCTACACGGTCGAGAAAGTCGACCTCAAACACCACAAGACAGCCAGCGGCGTGGATTTCTATACGGTCAACGCCAAGGGCTGTGTGCCCGCCCTGCAACTGGATAATGGTGAAGTGCTCACAGAGGGGCCGGCCATTGTACAGTACCTCGCCGACCAGAAACCCCAGGCCAACCTGCTGCCCCCTGCGGGTTCGCTTGAGCGTTCGCGGGTGCAGGAATGGCTGAACTTCATTGGCACCGAGCTGCACAAAACCCTCGGCGCTTTGTTCAACCCAAGCATCAGCCCAGAAGCCAAGAGCAAAACCATCGACACGTTCGGCAAACGCCTGGGCTTGGTGGACAAGGCACTGCATGGCAAGGACTATCTGACCGGCAAGCAGTTCAGCGTGGCTGATGCCTACCTGTTTACCATCGTGAACTGGGCGCCCATGTTGGGTATTGACCTCTCGCCCTGGCCAACGGTGGCTGACTTCCAGAAACGCGTCGCCGGCCGTCCTGCAGTGCAGAAAACCCTGAAAGCCGAAGGATTGATCTGA
- a CDS encoding DUF6632 domain-containing protein: protein MTLVDRLRYLRVILVLAGLACLALYPLMVSWPSGWAWHVDHSDYSMMIVGIYATLGVFLILAARDPLANLSLIWFVVWSSAVHGAIMAVQAVNQPGRMGHLAGDVPALFIVAVALAIFTPRAKSAARPKTDNGT, encoded by the coding sequence ATGACCTTAGTCGATCGCCTCAGATACTTGCGCGTTATTCTGGTTTTGGCTGGCCTCGCGTGCCTTGCGCTCTACCCACTCATGGTGTCATGGCCTTCCGGCTGGGCGTGGCACGTCGATCACTCGGACTACTCGATGATGATCGTTGGCATCTACGCGACACTTGGCGTGTTCCTGATCCTGGCAGCACGTGATCCATTGGCCAATTTGAGCCTGATCTGGTTCGTGGTGTGGTCCAGCGCCGTACATGGAGCAATCATGGCCGTTCAGGCCGTCAATCAGCCCGGGCGAATGGGGCACTTGGCAGGTGACGTGCCGGCGCTTTTCATCGTGGCGGTTGCCCTGGCCATCTTTACCCCCCGCGCCAAATCGGCCGCCCGGCCCAAGACAGATAACGGAACCTGA
- a CDS encoding aldo/keto reductase, with translation MQTRTLGNSSLHVSALGLGCMGLSHGYGPATDTKQAISLIRAAVDRGVTFFDTAEVYGPYLNEQVVGQALAPVRDKVVIATKFGFTFGADNKQQILNSRPEHIRQAVEGSLRRLQTDVIDLLYQHRVDPDVPIEDVAGTVKELVWEGKVKHFGLSEAGVQTIRRAHAVQPVTAVQSEYSLWWREPEQALLPTLKELGIGFVPFSPLGKGFLTGAVAADASFGSDDFRSIVPRFNQQALQANQGLVVLIREIAEQKAATPAQIALAWLLAQAPWIVPIPGTTKLHRLDENLGGASITLSAADLQAIDAALSNIRIEGDRYPEALQARVGR, from the coding sequence ATGCAAACACGAACACTCGGCAACAGCTCGCTGCACGTATCAGCACTTGGGCTGGGCTGCATGGGCCTGAGCCATGGCTATGGCCCTGCAACGGATACCAAACAGGCCATTTCGCTGATCCGCGCGGCAGTGGACCGCGGTGTCACCTTCTTTGACACTGCCGAGGTCTATGGGCCTTATCTGAACGAGCAGGTGGTGGGCCAAGCCTTGGCCCCTGTTCGTGACAAAGTGGTGATCGCCACCAAATTCGGTTTCACCTTCGGTGCCGACAACAAGCAGCAGATCCTCAACAGCCGCCCGGAGCACATTCGCCAGGCAGTGGAGGGGTCATTGCGCCGCCTTCAGACAGACGTCATCGACTTGCTCTACCAGCACAGGGTCGACCCGGATGTGCCCATTGAAGATGTCGCCGGCACGGTGAAGGAGCTTGTCTGGGAAGGCAAGGTCAAGCACTTCGGCCTCAGCGAGGCAGGCGTGCAAACCATCCGCCGTGCCCATGCGGTACAGCCCGTCACGGCCGTGCAGAGTGAGTATTCACTGTGGTGGCGGGAGCCTGAACAGGCGCTGCTGCCAACCCTGAAGGAACTGGGCATAGGCTTCGTGCCGTTCAGTCCGCTGGGCAAAGGCTTCCTGACCGGTGCCGTAGCAGCAGATGCTTCATTTGGCAGCGATGATTTTCGCAGCATCGTGCCGCGCTTCAATCAGCAAGCACTGCAGGCCAATCAGGGCCTGGTGGTGCTGATCCGTGAAATCGCCGAACAGAAAGCGGCCACACCAGCACAGATCGCCCTCGCCTGGTTGCTCGCCCAAGCCCCCTGGATAGTGCCGATTCCGGGGACCACCAAGCTGCACCGCCTGGACGAAAACCTTGGGGGTGCGAGCATTACCCTCAGTGCAGCCGACCTGCAGGCCATCGATGCGGCGCTGTCGAACATCCGCATCGAGGGCGACCGTTACCCCGAGGCCCTTCAGGCTCGCGTCGGGCGCTAG
- a CDS encoding (R)-mandelonitrile lyase has protein sequence MKNLIAPLTALSLMATEACAQPDQQIRVSNVGTQRAIQGAAENFTGAVRVEGLFKGDAPARIGGGTVTFEPGARTAWHTHPLGQTLIVTAGVGYVQQAGGVRQEIRPGDTVWIPAHVRHWHGATATHGMTHIAIAEAEDGKAVTWAEHVTDAEYAGASTPAGQ, from the coding sequence ATGAAAAACCTGATCGCCCCACTCACGGCCTTGTCGTTGATGGCCACCGAGGCCTGCGCGCAACCTGACCAGCAGATCCGCGTCAGCAACGTCGGTACTCAGCGTGCCATCCAGGGGGCTGCCGAAAACTTCACCGGCGCGGTGCGCGTTGAGGGCCTGTTCAAAGGGGACGCCCCCGCCCGCATTGGCGGTGGCACGGTGACCTTCGAACCCGGGGCACGCACAGCCTGGCACACCCATCCGCTTGGCCAGACGCTGATCGTCACCGCTGGCGTCGGGTACGTGCAGCAAGCAGGTGGTGTTCGCCAGGAAATCCGCCCGGGCGACACCGTATGGATCCCTGCCCACGTGCGTCACTGGCATGGGGCAACCGCCACCCACGGCATGACTCACATTGCCATCGCCGAAGCCGAAGATGGCAAAGCCGTCACGTGGGCAGAACACGTCACGGACGCTGAATATGCAGGCGCGTCGACGCCGGCCGGCCAATAA
- a CDS encoding alpha/beta hydrolase, whose amino-acid sequence MRNTFLKASFMAAMASIGAGEAGAADYRKNPFTLAYDGAITQNEPGKVNIHPVTYKLNGLDIAANVYIPANYDPKQAYPTVVVAHPNGGVKEQVAGLYAQRLAEQGYITITADAAYQGASAGQPRSTDKPAYRIEDIHGMADFISQYAGVDRKRLGLLGICGGGGYSLAAAQTDKRFKSVATISMFNSGRVRRNGYNDSQLNSVQQRLQQASEARAQEAAGAAVLYSGDANLSDEQIAKLPFELYRQGYEYYWKTHAHPNSTFKYTTSSLLDLMRFDATDQIALIGQPLLMIAGSEADSLYMTEDAFAKASGAHDKELFIIEGATHIETYWVPKYVDAAIGKLSAFYGKTL is encoded by the coding sequence ATGCGTAACACCTTTCTGAAAGCCTCATTCATGGCCGCCATGGCCAGCATCGGCGCTGGCGAGGCCGGCGCCGCGGACTACCGGAAAAACCCGTTCACCCTGGCCTACGACGGTGCGATCACGCAAAATGAACCCGGCAAGGTCAACATCCACCCGGTCACCTACAAACTGAATGGCCTGGACATTGCGGCCAACGTCTACATCCCCGCCAACTACGACCCCAAACAGGCCTACCCGACGGTTGTGGTGGCACACCCGAATGGTGGCGTGAAAGAACAGGTCGCAGGCCTCTACGCCCAGCGCCTGGCTGAGCAAGGCTACATCACCATTACCGCCGATGCGGCCTATCAGGGCGCCAGTGCCGGCCAACCGCGCAGCACCGACAAACCTGCGTACCGCATTGAAGACATCCACGGCATGGCAGACTTCATCAGCCAGTATGCCGGGGTCGACCGCAAGCGCCTGGGCCTGCTCGGTATTTGCGGCGGCGGTGGCTACTCGCTGGCGGCGGCGCAAACCGACAAGCGCTTCAAGTCGGTGGCGACGATAAGCATGTTCAACTCCGGCCGGGTACGCCGCAATGGCTACAACGACTCGCAACTGAACAGCGTTCAACAACGCCTGCAGCAGGCCTCCGAGGCAAGGGCGCAGGAAGCGGCCGGCGCAGCGGTGCTCTACTCAGGTGACGCCAACCTCAGCGACGAGCAGATCGCCAAGCTGCCGTTTGAACTGTACCGCCAAGGGTATGAGTACTACTGGAAAACCCACGCGCACCCCAACTCGACGTTCAAGTACACCACCAGCAGCCTGCTGGACCTGATGCGTTTCGACGCCACCGACCAGATCGCCCTGATTGGCCAGCCATTGCTCATGATCGCGGGCAGCGAGGCCGATAGCCTCTACATGACAGAAGACGCATTCGCCAAAGCCTCGGGCGCCCACGACAAGGAATTGTTCATCATCGAGGGTGCAACCCACATCGAGACTTACTGGGTTCCCAAATATGTGGATGCCGCCATTGGCAAACTCTCGGCGTTCTATGGCAAGACCCTGTGA
- a CDS encoding LysR family transcriptional regulator encodes MSRPNLNDLQAFVVIAREGSFTRAAAQLGVSQSALSHTMRALEARLGVRLLTRTTRSVSTTEAGQRLYLAMAPRFEEIDHELAAVSEFRDTPAGTVRISASEHAANNILWPKLLKVLPAYPDIHIEITVDYALTDIVAQRFDAGVRLGEQVGKNMIAVPIGPPLRMAVVGAPEYFSQHAAPRVPGDLAAHNCINLRLPTHGSLLQWDFEKAGRELKARVEGQWTFNSSLPILRAAIAGCGLAFLPEDMVAQGLATGALERVLDDWCQPFAGYHLYYPNRREHSSAFKIVVEALRYRD; translated from the coding sequence ATGTCCCGCCCTAACCTCAACGACCTGCAGGCATTCGTGGTCATTGCCCGCGAGGGCAGCTTCACCCGCGCGGCCGCGCAGCTCGGCGTCTCGCAGTCTGCCCTGAGCCACACGATGCGGGCCTTGGAAGCCAGGCTTGGGGTGAGGTTGCTCACGCGGACCACACGCAGTGTTTCCACCACCGAAGCCGGCCAGCGGTTGTACCTGGCCATGGCCCCTCGCTTCGAAGAAATCGACCACGAGTTGGCGGCTGTCAGCGAATTTCGTGATACCCCGGCAGGCACGGTGCGCATCTCTGCCTCGGAACATGCCGCGAACAATATCCTTTGGCCCAAGCTGCTGAAGGTGCTTCCCGCCTACCCGGACATCCACATCGAAATCACGGTGGACTACGCCCTGACGGACATCGTTGCCCAACGTTTCGATGCTGGGGTTCGCCTGGGAGAACAGGTGGGCAAGAACATGATCGCGGTTCCGATCGGCCCGCCATTACGCATGGCCGTGGTGGGCGCCCCTGAGTACTTCAGCCAGCACGCTGCACCGCGGGTGCCTGGCGACCTCGCCGCCCATAACTGCATCAACTTGCGTTTGCCCACACACGGGAGCCTGCTGCAATGGGACTTCGAAAAAGCAGGGCGCGAGCTCAAAGCGCGGGTGGAGGGGCAATGGACATTCAACAGCAGCCTGCCGATCCTGCGGGCTGCAATCGCGGGGTGCGGGCTGGCATTTCTGCCTGAAGACATGGTCGCGCAAGGGCTGGCAACCGGGGCGCTTGAGCGTGTGCTCGATGACTGGTGCCAACCTTTTGCGGGCTACCATCTCTACTACCCCAACCGCCGCGAACATTCGTCGGCATTCAAGATCGTGGTCGAGGCGCTGCGCTACAGGGACTGA
- a CDS encoding MFS transporter, with protein MPSANPASRGHPEHDQQSVLQQWLAILSVAVGAFALVTSEFLPVGVLNDVASDLGISAGHAGLMVTLPGIMAALAAPLLSVGIGTLDRRYLLVSLTLVMIIANTVVAFASDFNLLLFGRVLLGISIGGFWATAIALSGRLAPKGVGVAQATSIIMVGVTLATVLGVPVGTWLSGLMGWRMTFLATALLGVPVLLAQVFLLPRLNPDKAIRVSDLPALFINPQARVGLIAVLLIGLAHFAAYTYVAPFFKQSAGFDGPTIGSLLLLYGIAGVAGNIFAGFAANRSVRHTLMLVALMIAASTALFPYFATGMTGAAMLIALWGFAFGAFPACASIWMFVVAPKDVERGMPLFVAMFQVIIALGSFFGGQIVDQFGTLMLLSLATALVGCGFVTVLVLGRNVSNSLAAQVAN; from the coding sequence ATGCCCAGCGCAAACCCGGCCTCCCGTGGCCATCCCGAACATGATCAACAAAGCGTGCTGCAGCAGTGGCTGGCCATTCTCTCGGTCGCCGTGGGCGCCTTCGCCCTTGTCACCAGCGAGTTTCTTCCGGTGGGCGTACTGAATGATGTCGCCAGCGACCTCGGCATCAGTGCCGGCCACGCCGGCCTGATGGTGACCCTGCCCGGCATCATGGCCGCCCTCGCCGCGCCGTTGCTGTCGGTGGGCATCGGCACGCTGGACCGTCGCTACCTGCTGGTCAGCCTGACCCTGGTCATGATCATCGCCAACACGGTGGTGGCGTTCGCCAGTGACTTCAACCTGCTGTTGTTCGGCCGCGTATTGTTGGGCATCAGCATCGGCGGGTTCTGGGCCACGGCCATTGCCCTGAGCGGGCGCCTGGCGCCCAAAGGCGTTGGCGTCGCCCAGGCCACCTCGATCATCATGGTGGGCGTGACGCTGGCCACGGTGCTGGGCGTGCCGGTAGGCACCTGGCTGAGCGGCCTGATGGGCTGGCGCATGACCTTCTTGGCCACCGCGCTACTGGGCGTGCCGGTGCTGCTGGCGCAGGTCTTTTTGCTGCCACGGCTGAACCCGGACAAAGCCATTCGCGTCAGCGACCTGCCGGCCCTGTTCATCAACCCGCAAGCGCGGGTTGGCCTGATTGCCGTGTTGCTGATTGGCCTGGCGCACTTTGCCGCCTACACCTATGTCGCCCCCTTCTTCAAACAAAGCGCCGGCTTCGACGGGCCGACCATTGGCTCGCTGCTGCTCCTTTACGGCATCGCCGGGGTGGCAGGCAATATCTTCGCAGGCTTCGCCGCCAACCGCAGCGTGCGCCATACCCTGATGCTGGTGGCCTTGATGATTGCGGCCAGCACCGCCTTGTTCCCCTACTTCGCCACGGGCATGACCGGCGCTGCCATGCTGATCGCACTGTGGGGCTTTGCGTTCGGTGCGTTCCCGGCCTGCGCCAGTATCTGGATGTTCGTGGTGGCACCCAAGGATGTGGAACGCGGCATGCCGCTGTTCGTCGCCATGTTCCAGGTGATCATTGCCCTGGGCTCGTTCTTCGGCGGGCAGATCGTCGACCAGTTCGGCACGTTGATGCTGCTGAGCCTGGCCACGGCCCTGGTGGGTTGCGGCTTTGTGACGGTGTTGGTGCTGGGGCGCAATGTCAGCAACAGCCTGGCTGCCCAGGTCGCAAACTGA
- a CDS encoding LysR family transcriptional regulator has product MIDLRHLRTLHALRETDSLPDAAERLNLTQSALSHQFKELESRLGLTVFVRKSKPVRFTSAGLKLLQLADQVLPLIRTTERNLTRLAGGAADRLNIAIECHSCYQWLMPSLDEFREAWPEVELDLASGLSFAPLPALERGDLDLVVTSDPAELPGITYVPLFGYEALLAIDKHHVLRDRPYLTPADIASQTLITYPIERNRLDIFTRFLDPADIEPAQVRTAEMTVMMMQLVASGRGVCCLPNWAVHEYTSRGYVIAKRLGEQGLQATLFAAVRSDMLEVPYMSDFLLTAKDISQAQLEGVSTVQGPALAALSHGAGYQGSTDN; this is encoded by the coding sequence ATGATCGACTTGAGACACTTGCGCACGCTTCATGCCTTGCGCGAAACGGACAGTCTGCCCGATGCCGCCGAGCGCCTGAACCTGACACAGTCGGCCTTGTCGCACCAGTTCAAGGAACTTGAAAGCCGCCTTGGCTTGACGGTATTCGTGCGCAAATCCAAGCCCGTGCGCTTCACCTCTGCGGGGCTCAAGCTGCTGCAACTGGCCGACCAGGTGCTGCCGCTGATTCGCACGACCGAGCGCAACCTGACCCGGCTGGCGGGTGGAGCTGCTGACCGGCTGAATATCGCCATTGAGTGCCACAGCTGTTACCAGTGGCTGATGCCTTCGCTGGACGAGTTTCGCGAAGCCTGGCCGGAGGTGGAACTGGACCTGGCATCGGGGCTCTCATTCGCGCCGCTGCCGGCGCTGGAGCGCGGGGATCTCGACCTGGTGGTAACCTCCGACCCGGCCGAGCTGCCCGGGATCACTTACGTGCCACTGTTCGGCTACGAGGCACTACTGGCCATCGACAAGCATCATGTGCTGCGCGACAGGCCGTATCTGACCCCGGCCGACATTGCCAGCCAAACCCTGATCACGTACCCGATCGAGCGCAACCGCCTGGACATTTTCACCCGCTTCCTGGACCCTGCCGACATCGAACCGGCGCAGGTTCGCACCGCCGAGATGACCGTCATGATGATGCAACTGGTAGCCAGTGGCCGAGGGGTATGCTGCCTGCCGAACTGGGCCGTGCACGAGTACACCTCGCGCGGTTACGTGATTGCCAAACGGCTGGGCGAGCAAGGGTTGCAGGCAACGCTGTTCGCAGCCGTTCGCAGCGACATGCTTGAAGTGCCTTACATGAGCGACTTTTTGCTCACGGCAAAAGACATTTCCCAGGCACAGTTGGAGGGTGTCAGCACTGTGCAGGGGCCTGCCCTGGCAGCACTGTCGCATGGCGCAGGCTACCAGGGCAGCACCGACAACTGA
- a CDS encoding flavin reductase family protein encodes MPPSGNAIEPLSFREALGHYASGITVITSLIDGVPIGFTCQSFYSVSMSPPLVSFSVMATSASYPGMRQAGRFAVNILAGEQVGVSNRFARKGADKWHGVQWQLSPLGNPVIAGSLHWLDCEIHAEHEAGDHVIVIGEVKALSLQEPTASQPLLYFKGQYCNLSALVAG; translated from the coding sequence ATGCCTCCTTCTGGTAACGCCATCGAACCTTTGAGTTTTCGTGAAGCGCTCGGGCACTACGCGTCCGGCATCACGGTGATTACGTCACTGATCGATGGCGTGCCGATCGGCTTCACTTGTCAGTCGTTCTACAGCGTGTCGATGAGCCCGCCACTGGTGTCATTCAGTGTAATGGCCACCTCCGCCAGTTACCCAGGCATGCGGCAGGCGGGCCGGTTCGCGGTCAACATCCTGGCGGGTGAACAGGTTGGGGTTTCCAACCGTTTTGCCCGCAAGGGTGCGGACAAGTGGCATGGCGTGCAATGGCAGTTGTCGCCACTTGGCAACCCGGTGATTGCCGGCAGCCTGCATTGGCTTGATTGCGAAATTCACGCTGAACATGAGGCCGGTGATCACGTGATCGTGATTGGTGAAGTGAAAGCGTTGAGCCTGCAAGAACCGACGGCTTCGCAACCACTGTTGTACTTCAAAGGACAATATTGCAACCTCAGCGCGCTTGTCGCGGGCTGA
- a CDS encoding methionine synthase, with translation MKKLLPTSTAGSLPKPSWLAQPETLWSPWKLHDQALLEGKQDALRLALQEQQQAGIDIVSDGEQTRQHFVTTFIEHLSGVDFEQRETVRIRNRYDASVPTVVGAVARQKPVFVDDAKFLRQQTGQPIKWALPGPMTMIDTLHDNHYKSREKLAWEFARILNEEARELEAAGVDIIQFDEPAFNVFFDEVNDWGVATLERAIEGLKCETAVHICYGYGIKANTDWKKSLGSEWRQYEQAFPKLQQSSIDIISLECHNSHVPMELLELVRGKKVMVGAIDVANHAVETPEEVATTLRKALQFVDADKLYPCTNCGMAPLPRHVANGKLKALSAGADIVRRELLAN, from the coding sequence GTGAAAAAATTGTTGCCTACCTCAACCGCTGGTAGTTTGCCGAAGCCGTCCTGGCTGGCGCAGCCTGAAACACTCTGGTCACCCTGGAAGTTGCACGATCAGGCATTGCTCGAAGGCAAGCAGGATGCACTGCGTCTGGCATTGCAGGAGCAGCAGCAGGCCGGCATTGATATCGTCAGCGATGGCGAGCAAACACGCCAACACTTTGTAACCACGTTCATCGAGCACCTCAGTGGTGTTGATTTCGAGCAGCGTGAAACAGTCAGGATCCGTAATCGCTACGATGCAAGCGTACCGACAGTAGTGGGTGCTGTTGCACGTCAGAAGCCGGTATTTGTAGACGATGCAAAATTCTTGCGTCAGCAAACCGGGCAACCGATCAAATGGGCGTTACCCGGCCCGATGACCATGATCGACACGTTGCATGACAATCACTATAAAAGCCGTGAAAAACTGGCTTGGGAATTTGCCAGAATTCTCAACGAGGAAGCCAGGGAACTGGAGGCCGCGGGTGTGGACATCATCCAGTTTGATGAACCCGCCTTCAATGTGTTTTTCGACGAGGTGAATGACTGGGGCGTCGCAACCCTGGAAAGGGCCATCGAAGGCCTGAAGTGTGAGACCGCCGTGCATATTTGCTATGGCTATGGCATCAAAGCCAACACTGACTGGAAAAAGTCGTTGGGGTCAGAGTGGCGCCAGTACGAGCAGGCATTCCCCAAACTGCAGCAATCCAGCATCGATATCATTTCGCTGGAGTGCCACAACTCCCACGTGCCCATGGAGTTGTTGGAACTTGTGCGTGGCAAAAAAGTGATGGTCGGTGCCATTGACGTGGCGAACCATGCCGTTGAAACGCCCGAGGAAGTCGCCACTACCTTGCGCAAGGCACTGCAATTTGTTGATGCCGATAAACTCTACCCGTGCACCAACTGCGGCATGGCCCCCTTACCTCGGCATGTCGCCAACGGCAAGTTGAAAGCATTGAGCGCAGGGGCAGACATTGTCCGTAGAGAGCTGTTGGCCAATTAA
- a CDS encoding DUF1852 domain-containing protein, translated as MANEDFSFFISSIGFDEHYQPCENTRTTTNFANLARGASRQENLRNTLRMIDNRFNALASWDNPAGDRYRVGLDIVSVRMHVADESNEHTLPLIELLSTHVLDQHTGERIAGMVGNNFSSYVRDYDFSVLLPAHNENRPAFSTPEHFGTLHGKLFKHFVNSSTYKAAFNKPPVICLSVSSSKTYRRTENHHPVLGHEYRQESYSLTDEYFAKMGLKVRYFMPPHSVAPLAFYFSGDLLGDYTPLELISTISTMDTFQKIYRPEIYNANSAAGACYQPSLKHQDYSLTRIVYDREERSRLAIEQGQFAQQHFITPYRALLEQWAGNVVS; from the coding sequence ATGGCAAACGAAGATTTTAGTTTTTTCATCAGCAGCATTGGCTTTGATGAACATTATCAGCCCTGCGAAAACACGCGCACCACTACAAATTTCGCAAATTTGGCGCGGGGTGCGAGCCGTCAGGAAAATTTGCGCAATACCTTGCGCATGATTGATAACCGCTTCAATGCCTTGGCAAGCTGGGATAATCCAGCCGGCGACCGTTATCGCGTCGGGCTTGATATTGTTTCTGTCAGAATGCATGTTGCTGACGAAAGCAACGAGCACACGCTGCCCTTGATTGAATTGTTGAGTACTCACGTCCTCGACCAGCATACCGGCGAACGTATTGCCGGTATGGTTGGGAACAACTTTTCTTCCTATGTGCGTGATTATGACTTCAGCGTATTGTTGCCAGCGCACAATGAAAACCGGCCAGCGTTCAGCACGCCTGAGCACTTTGGCACGCTGCATGGAAAGCTCTTCAAGCATTTCGTGAACTCAAGTACTTACAAGGCAGCGTTCAACAAACCGCCGGTGATTTGCCTGAGTGTTTCAAGCAGCAAAACGTACCGTCGCACTGAAAATCATCACCCCGTGCTGGGTCATGAATACAGGCAAGAGTCGTATTCCCTGACCGATGAGTACTTCGCGAAAATGGGCTTGAAGGTGCGTTACTTCATGCCGCCTCACAGCGTCGCGCCATTGGCGTTCTATTTCTCCGGCGATTTGCTCGGTGACTACACGCCCCTGGAACTGATCAGCACCATCAGTACGATGGATACTTTCCAGAAAATTTACCGCCCCGAAATATACAACGCCAATTCGGCTGCAGGTGCCTGCTATCAGCCCAGCTTGAAACATCAGGATTATTCGCTCACGCGCATTGTGTATGACCGCGAAGAGCGCAGCCGCCTGGCGATCGAGCAAGGGCAGTTTGCCCAACAGCACTTCATCACGCCATATCGCGCGCTGCTTGAGCAGTGGGCTGGCAACGTCGTTTCCTGA